In uncultured Bacteroides sp., one genomic interval encodes:
- a CDS encoding shikimate kinase, whose amino-acid sequence MTRIFLIGYMGAGKTTLGKAFAREMNLSFVDQDWYIEERFHKTVQEIFAERGEQGFRELERQMLHEIAEFENVVISTGGGAPCFYDNMDFMNLKGDTVFLNVTPEVLFSRLKMASQNRPILRGKSNEELKAFIAKTLEKRAPFYSKAKYIFNADELEDIYQIKSSVNKLKELLGL is encoded by the coding sequence ATGACTCGGATTTTTTTAATCGGATATATGGGAGCGGGGAAAACAACTCTTGGAAAAGCTTTTGCCAGAGAGATGAATTTATCTTTTGTTGATCAGGATTGGTATATTGAGGAGCGCTTCCATAAAACCGTGCAGGAAATATTTGCGGAGAGGGGAGAGCAAGGCTTCAGAGAGCTGGAGCGCCAGATGCTTCATGAAATTGCTGAATTTGAGAATGTTGTTATTTCAACCGGAGGAGGTGCCCCTTGCTTTTATGATAACATGGACTTTATGAATCTAAAGGGAGATACTGTTTTTTTAAATGTTACTCCTGAAGTATTGTTTAGTCGCTTGAAGATGGCTAGCCAGAATCGTCCTATTCTGAGAGGCAAATCTAATGAAGAGCTAAAAGCATTCATTGCAAAGACTCTTGAAAAACGTGCACCGTTCTATTCAAAGGCTAAATATATATTTAATGCCGATGAACTGGAAGATATATACCAAATAAAATCTTCTGTCAATAAGCTAAAGGAACTACTTGGCTTGTAA
- the speA gene encoding biosynthetic arginine decarboxylase, with the protein MRKWRIEDSEELYNITGWGTSYFGINDKGHVVVTPKKNGVAVDLKELVDELQLRDVSAPMLLRFPDILDNRIEKTAKCFQIASEEYGYKAQNFIIYPIKVNQMRPVVEEIISHGKKFNLGLEAGSKPELHAVIAINTDSDSLIICNGYKDESYIELALLAQKMGKRIFLVVEKLNELKLIAKVAKRLNVMPNIGIRIKLASSGSGKWEESGGDASKFGLTPSELLEALDFLEKKDLRNCLKLIHFHIGSQVTKIRRIKTALREASQFYVQLHSLGYNVEFVDIGGGLGVDYDGTRSSNSESSVNYSIQEYVNDSISALVDAADKNDIPHPNIITESGRSLTAHHSVLIFEVLETATLPEWDDEKDVVDENDHELLKELYSIWDSLNQNKMLEAWHDSQQIREESLDLFSHGIVDLKTRAKIEKLFWSITREIHQIASGLKHAPDEFRQLSKLLADKYFCNFSLFQSLPDSWAIDQIFPIIPIQRLDERPDRCATLQDITCDSDGKVDNFISTRNVAHYLPVHSLKGKEPYYMGVFLVGAYQEILGDMHNLFGDTNAVHISVNEKGYNIEQIIDGETVAEVLDYVQYNPKKLVRTLETWVTSSVKNGRISVEEGKEFLSNYRSGLYGYTYLE; encoded by the coding sequence ATGAGAAAATGGCGTATTGAAGATTCAGAGGAACTTTACAACATTACCGGTTGGGGAACCTCGTACTTTGGTATCAATGACAAAGGTCATGTAGTGGTTACCCCCAAGAAAAACGGAGTGGCTGTCGACTTAAAAGAGTTGGTTGATGAATTGCAACTGAGAGATGTTTCGGCTCCTATGTTATTACGCTTTCCGGATATTTTGGATAACCGGATTGAGAAAACAGCTAAATGTTTTCAGATTGCATCAGAGGAATATGGTTATAAAGCACAGAACTTTATAATTTATCCTATCAAAGTAAATCAAATGCGCCCGGTAGTTGAGGAAATTATCAGTCATGGTAAGAAGTTTAATTTAGGACTGGAAGCTGGTTCCAAACCTGAACTACATGCTGTAATTGCCATCAATACTGATTCTGATTCTTTAATTATCTGTAACGGGTATAAGGATGAAAGTTATATAGAACTAGCTCTTCTTGCCCAGAAGATGGGAAAGAGAATCTTCCTTGTTGTTGAAAAACTTAATGAGCTTAAATTAATAGCTAAGGTTGCAAAACGTTTGAATGTAATGCCTAATATCGGAATTCGCATTAAACTTGCTTCTTCAGGAAGTGGTAAATGGGAAGAATCCGGTGGAGATGCTAGTAAATTTGGACTTACTCCAAGTGAATTGTTGGAAGCACTAGATTTCCTGGAAAAAAAGGACCTGAGAAATTGTTTGAAACTGATTCATTTCCATATTGGCAGTCAGGTTACAAAAATACGCCGCATTAAGACAGCTTTGCGTGAGGCTTCTCAATTTTATGTGCAATTGCACTCGCTGGGCTATAATGTGGAATTTGTAGACATTGGTGGCGGACTGGGTGTAGACTATGATGGAACTCGTTCTTCTAACAGCGAGAGTAGCGTGAACTATTCTATTCAGGAATATGTGAACGACTCTATTTCTGCTTTGGTGGATGCCGCTGATAAGAATGATATTCCACATCCGAATATTATCACAGAATCTGGTCGTTCATTGACTGCTCATCACTCTGTGCTTATTTTTGAAGTATTGGAAACGGCAACTCTTCCTGAATGGGATGATGAAAAAGATGTGGTTGATGAGAATGATCATGAACTATTAAAAGAACTTTATTCTATTTGGGATAGTTTGAATCAGAACAAGATGCTTGAAGCATGGCATGATTCTCAGCAGATTCGTGAAGAATCTCTCGACTTGTTTAGCCATGGTATTGTTGATTTGAAAACTCGTGCTAAGATTGAAAAGCTGTTTTGGTCGATAACCCGGGAAATCCATCAAATAGCTTCGGGCTTGAAACACGCTCCCGATGAATTCCGTCAGCTGTCCAAACTTTTAGCAGATAAATATTTCTGTAACTTCTCATTGTTCCAGTCTCTTCCGGATTCATGGGCAATTGATCAGATATTTCCGATTATACCAATTCAACGATTGGATGAAAGACCAGACCGATGTGCCACTTTGCAGGATATAACATGTGACTCTGATGGGAAAGTTGATAATTTCATATCTACCCGTAATGTAGCTCATTACCTACCTGTACATAGCCTGAAAGGAAAAGAACCTTACTATATGGGTGTGTTCCTTGTTGGAGCATATCAGGAGATTTTGGGCGATATGCATAATTTGTTTGGTGATACAAATGCTGTTCATATTAGTGTAAACGAAAAAGGCTATAACATCGAACAGATTATTGATGGTGAAACAGTTGCTGAGGTACTGGATTATGTACAATACAATCCAAAGAAGCTGGTTCGTACACTCGAAACATGGGTTACTTCTTCTGTGAAGAACGGACGCATTTCAGTGGAAGAGGGAAAAGAATTCCTCTCTAACTATCGTTCCGGACTTTATGGATATACATATTTGGAATAA
- the argB gene encoding acetylglutamate kinase translates to MKEKLVIIKVGGKVVEEEATLNQLLNDFAAIQGNKILVHGGGRSATKIASLLGIESKMVNGRRITDAETLKVVTMVYGGLVNKNIVAGLQARGVNALGLTGADMNAIRSVKRPVKDVDYGFVGDVEQVNASILGDLIKKGIVPVMAPLTHDGNGNMLNTNADTIAGETAKALADIFDVTLVYCFEKRGVLKDENDDNSVIPQITRAEFDAYVAQGVIQGGMIPKLENSFSAINAGVSQVVITLSSAINKNGGTKIIK, encoded by the coding sequence ATGAAGGAAAAACTTGTTATTATTAAAGTTGGTGGTAAAGTTGTTGAAGAAGAAGCTACATTGAATCAGCTGCTTAATGACTTTGCTGCTATACAGGGAAATAAAATATTAGTTCACGGTGGAGGGCGATCTGCAACAAAGATCGCTTCCCTGCTGGGAATTGAAAGCAAGATGGTCAATGGTCGCCGCATCACTGATGCAGAAACGCTGAAAGTGGTGACTATGGTCTATGGTGGACTGGTAAACAAGAATATTGTAGCCGGACTTCAGGCCAGAGGTGTGAATGCTTTGGGACTTACCGGTGCCGATATGAATGCCATCCGCTCAGTAAAACGTCCGGTTAAGGATGTAGATTATGGTTTTGTTGGAGATGTGGAGCAGGTAAATGCCTCTATCCTGGGAGATCTTATAAAGAAAGGTATTGTTCCGGTGATGGCTCCTCTAACTCACGATGGCAATGGAAATATGCTTAATACAAATGCCGACACCATTGCAGGAGAAACAGCCAAAGCTTTGGCTGATATTTTTGATGTGACGTTAGTTTATTGTTTTGAAAAGAGGGGAGTCCTCAAAGATGAAAATGATGATAATAGCGTAATTCCTCAGATAACTCGTGCTGAATTTGATGCTTATGTAGCTCAGGGAGTTATTCAGGGAGGCATGATTCCGAAGTTAGAAAATTCTTTTTCTGCAATTAATGCAGGCGTTTCTCAGGTTGTAATAACCTTATCCTCAGCTATTAACAAGAACGGAGGCACAAAAATTATAAAATAA
- a CDS encoding sigma-70 family RNA polymerase sigma factor, which translates to MQEISFRNDILPLKDKLFRVALRITFDRAEAEDVVQDTMIRVWNKRDEWSQLESIEAYCLTVCRNLAIDRSQKMEAQNESLTPELEQKAVASGPYDQLVNEERMKLIHQLINELPEKQRVIMQLRDIEGESYKEISEVLQLTEEQVKVNLFRARQKIKQRYTDIDNYGL; encoded by the coding sequence ATGCAAGAAATCAGCTTCCGAAACGACATACTGCCACTGAAAGATAAACTTTTTCGCGTGGCGCTTCGAATCACCTTTGACAGGGCTGAAGCAGAAGATGTGGTGCAGGACACGATGATCCGGGTATGGAACAAGCGTGATGAGTGGTCGCAACTGGAATCGATTGAGGCTTATTGTTTAACTGTTTGCAGAAACTTAGCCATAGACCGAAGTCAGAAGATGGAAGCTCAAAACGAGTCGTTAACTCCCGAACTGGAACAAAAAGCTGTTGCATCTGGTCCTTATGATCAATTAGTGAACGAAGAAAGAATGAAACTGATTCACCAGTTGATTAATGAACTGCCAGAGAAGCAAAGAGTAATTATGCAACTCAGGGATATAGAAGGAGAAAGTTATAAAGAAATATCAGAAGTTCTGCAACTGACAGAGGAACAGGTTAAAGTGAACCTCTTCAGGGCTAGACAAAAGATAAAACAAAGATACACAGACATAGATAATTATGGATTATAA
- a CDS encoding DUF4252 domain-containing protein → MKSALFILWMTLVSVTVSAQDFASRFLENHKPDGNLTCVTISPKMMEKVMDLDVDDEGKMMDMISKLKSMQMLTTQNNGHKYYKEALKILDKNADRFEPYLSFEDKSENFQIMVRKKRSSIIELVMLMCENDCFTIINFTGNMSQDFIARLAKSMEPKHS, encoded by the coding sequence ATGAAGAGCGCTCTTTTTATACTGTGGATGACTCTGGTATCTGTTACGGTTTCTGCGCAGGATTTTGCTTCTCGTTTTTTGGAGAATCATAAGCCTGATGGCAATCTCACTTGTGTGACTATCAGTCCGAAGATGATGGAAAAGGTAATGGATCTGGATGTGGATGATGAAGGAAAAATGATGGACATGATCTCAAAGCTTAAAAGCATGCAGATGCTTACTACTCAGAATAATGGGCATAAGTATTATAAAGAAGCTTTGAAGATTCTCGATAAGAATGCAGATCGGTTTGAACCGTATCTTTCTTTCGAAGATAAATCTGAAAATTTTCAGATCATGGTCCGGAAAAAGAGGAGTTCTATTATTGAACTGGTAATGTTGATGTGTGAAAATGATTGTTTCACAATTATAAACTTTACCGGAAACATGAGTCAAGACTTTATAGCCAGGTTGGCTAAATCAATGGAGCCTAAACACTCATAA
- a CDS encoding deoxyribodipyrimidine photo-lyase produces the protein MKNRSRLLQQGIPGTGNILYWMSREQRVANNPALFFASYMAKEYGKQLEVLFVIDDNYPNANLRSFSFMIEGLQEVKLLLESLRVPFHIRIGTIPNEVIKHIHLHQNSIIVTDFNPLRHDVSWKKELLHSVSIPVHEVDGRNIVPCWISSEKQEYSARTIRPKITRLLYDYLHPLPDVESLKQEQTFVFESVDWKEILGSLKIDKSITPINKAAGGKAAQKVLNQFIEERIQHYAIERNNTKVNGCSELSPYLHFGQISALEIALRVIKEYPDDDNRKAFLEQLIIRRELAENFCYYNPNYDSFEGFPSWAKKSLLDHQSDIREYLYSRAEFEQAQTHDSLWNEAQSTLVQSGTMHNYLRMYWGKKILEWSATAEEAMQTAVYLNDKYQLDGRDPNGYTGCAWCIGGLHDRPWFNHPIFGNVRYMGSKKISSQNRK, from the coding sequence ATGAAAAATCGTAGCCGCTTACTTCAACAGGGAATACCTGGAACCGGCAATATACTTTACTGGATGAGCCGGGAACAAAGAGTTGCCAACAACCCAGCGCTGTTCTTTGCATCCTATATGGCCAAAGAATACGGCAAGCAGCTGGAAGTACTATTTGTTATCGACGATAATTACCCCAATGCCAATCTCCGGAGTTTTTCTTTCATGATTGAAGGTCTGCAGGAAGTTAAACTTCTTTTGGAAAGCCTAAGGGTTCCTTTTCATATCCGAATTGGAACGATTCCGAACGAAGTAATAAAGCATATACATCTTCATCAGAATTCTATAATAGTAACCGACTTCAATCCGTTACGCCACGACGTTTCATGGAAAAAAGAATTGCTTCATTCTGTTTCCATTCCTGTTCATGAAGTAGACGGACGAAATATTGTTCCCTGCTGGATCAGCTCTGAGAAACAAGAATATTCTGCCCGAACTATTCGTCCGAAGATTACCCGGTTACTTTACGATTATCTACATCCGCTGCCTGATGTAGAATCACTAAAACAAGAACAAACTTTTGTATTTGAAAGTGTTGACTGGAAAGAAATTCTGGGCTCCTTAAAAATAGATAAGAGTATAACTCCGATAAATAAAGCTGCAGGAGGAAAAGCTGCACAGAAAGTATTAAATCAATTTATAGAAGAGCGGATACAGCATTACGCTATTGAAAGGAATAACACCAAAGTAAACGGTTGTTCAGAGCTCTCTCCTTATCTTCACTTCGGACAGATTTCCGCACTGGAAATAGCACTGAGAGTAATTAAAGAGTATCCGGACGATGATAACAGAAAAGCTTTTCTCGAACAACTGATTATTCGTAGAGAACTGGCAGAGAATTTCTGTTATTACAATCCTAATTACGATTCATTTGAAGGTTTTCCTTCATGGGCTAAGAAATCACTACTAGATCATCAATCCGATATAAGGGAGTATCTTTATTCTCGTGCTGAGTTTGAGCAGGCACAAACACATGATTCTCTTTGGAACGAAGCACAAAGCACACTTGTACAAAGCGGAACTATGCACAATTACCTGCGGATGTATTGGGGAAAAAAGATTTTGGAATGGTCGGCTACTGCCGAAGAGGCTATGCAAACAGCAGTTTATCTGAACGATAAATATCAGCTGGACGGAAGAGATCCAAATGGATATACCGGATGTGCCTGGTGCATTGGAGGTCTTCACGATCGTCCCTGGTTTAACCACCCTATCTTTGGAAATGTACGATATATGGGATCTAAAAAAATAAGCAGCCAAAACCGGAAATAA
- a CDS encoding head GIN domain-containing protein, translated as MKRIAKTISGLAMIMSVLALNTSCIEARRIKASGNYITKNIAVPDFNSIKVQGSEDILFSQSTDGKTSVKVYASDNIVDLLDIRVDDETLIVKHKNNFSIFGFGNNGNVKVIVSSPTIYGASVQGSGDILFKTIIKTDKLDLYVQGSGDINGTGIICNELRSTIQGSGDIAIKGIKCQNIEAGIQGSGDILYEGEANSVTLKTQGSGDINAANLKGMNVHATTQGSGSISCFAINDLKAKIQGSGDVSYRGNPRVDFENNNKLHKMD; from the coding sequence ATGAAAAGAATAGCAAAAACAATCAGTGGATTAGCAATGATTATGTCTGTATTGGCTTTAAACACAAGTTGCATTGAAGCCAGACGTATTAAAGCAAGCGGTAACTATATAACAAAAAATATAGCAGTGCCAGATTTTAATTCAATCAAGGTTCAGGGAAGTGAAGATATACTCTTTTCTCAAAGTACTGACGGAAAAACGAGTGTTAAGGTTTATGCTTCGGATAATATAGTAGACTTGTTAGATATTAGAGTGGATGACGAAACATTAATTGTTAAACACAAAAATAATTTTTCCATATTTGGTTTTGGAAATAATGGGAATGTAAAAGTAATCGTATCAAGCCCTACTATTTACGGAGCTTCAGTTCAGGGATCGGGAGATATTCTTTTCAAAACAATAATCAAAACAGACAAGCTTGATCTTTACGTTCAAGGTTCTGGAGATATTAACGGAACAGGCATTATTTGCAACGAATTGCGCTCAACCATACAAGGATCTGGAGACATTGCAATAAAGGGTATCAAATGCCAAAATATTGAAGCAGGCATACAGGGTTCCGGAGATATTCTTTATGAAGGCGAAGCAAACTCTGTTACTCTGAAAACTCAAGGTTCAGGGGATATCAATGCCGCAAACCTTAAAGGTATGAATGTACATGCTACCACACAAGGATCGGGCAGTATTTCTTGTTTTGCTATTAATGACTTGAAAGCAAAAATACAGGGAAGCGGTGATGTATCTTACAGAGGAAATCCTAGAGTTGATTTCGAGAACAATAATAAGTTACATAAAATGGATTAA
- a CDS encoding YgjP-like metallopeptidase domain-containing protein, whose amino-acid sequence MVGKEYSDKELGKIVIRENTRARRIVLRTRPEALYITVPRGVEMHEVQGAIEKFRARLIRSKKKVERKRIDLDFTIDAEFFKLSLVQGTQSKFLSYSELGITRIVCPPTANFDDDELQVWLRKVIEEALRKNAKIILPSSIDNLSKLHKLPYESLKINSSQGRWGSCSSRKSINLSYYLLLLPSYLVDYVILHELAHTKEMSHSDRFWAILDGLTQGRALELRRELRNYTTSF is encoded by the coding sequence ATGGTTGGAAAGGAATATTCAGATAAAGAGTTAGGAAAGATTGTAATACGGGAAAATACACGAGCCCGACGTATTGTTCTTCGTACCCGTCCGGAGGCTCTTTATATAACCGTTCCAAGAGGAGTTGAAATGCACGAAGTACAAGGTGCTATTGAAAAATTCAGAGCAAGATTAATCCGTTCTAAGAAGAAAGTGGAACGTAAACGAATAGATCTTGATTTTACTATTGACGCAGAGTTTTTTAAGTTATCTTTAGTTCAGGGTACACAAAGTAAATTCTTATCTTATTCAGAGTTGGGGATAACCCGTATTGTCTGTCCTCCAACAGCCAATTTTGATGATGATGAATTGCAAGTGTGGTTGCGTAAGGTTATCGAAGAAGCTTTACGTAAGAATGCGAAAATAATTTTACCTTCAAGTATAGATAATCTTTCCAAACTACATAAGCTGCCCTACGAATCATTGAAAATTAATTCAAGCCAGGGTCGGTGGGGGAGCTGTTCTTCACGGAAAAGCATTAATCTTTCATATTATCTGTTATTGCTACCTTCATATCTTGTTGATTATGTGATTCTTCATGAACTTGCCCATACCAAAGAAATGAGCCATAGTGACAGGTTCTGGGCAATACTTGATGGATTAACCCAGGGACGAGCTTTGGAATTACGAAGGGAACTCAGAAATTATACCACAAGTTTTTAG
- the rimP gene encoding ribosome assembly cofactor RimP, whose translation MIEKSTVSQIVNDWLEGKEYFVVDVNVSPDDRILVEIDHAEGVWIEDCVELSKYIESKLNREEEDYELEVGSAGIGQPFKVLQQYYIHLGCDVEVLTKGGIKYSGVLKEVDEERFVVTVQKKMKEAGEKRPKLVDEDICFTYDEIKYTKYLISFK comes from the coding sequence ATGATAGAAAAAAGTACTGTTAGTCAGATTGTTAATGACTGGCTTGAAGGTAAAGAGTATTTTGTGGTAGACGTAAATGTGTCTCCGGATGACAGAATCCTTGTGGAAATAGACCATGCTGAAGGGGTCTGGATTGAAGATTGTGTAGAGTTGAGCAAATATATTGAGTCAAAGCTTAACCGTGAAGAAGAGGATTATGAACTAGAAGTTGGTTCTGCCGGCATCGGCCAGCCATTCAAGGTGTTACAACAATATTATATACATTTGGGTTGTGATGTCGAAGTGTTGACAAAAGGCGGAATTAAATATTCTGGAGTCCTGAAAGAGGTGGACGAAGAGCGTTTTGTTGTTACTGTTCAGAAAAAAATGAAAGAAGCAGGAGAAAAACGTCCAAAACTTGTGGACGAAGATATCTGTTTTACATATGATGAAATAAAATATACTAAATACTTAATTAGTTTTAAATAA
- the nusA gene encoding transcription termination factor NusA, which translates to MAKKEETISLIDTFSEFKELKNIDRTTMVSVLEESFRSVIAKMFGTDENYDVIVNPDKGDFEIWRNREVVEDEKLTNPNMQISLTEAQKIDSSYEVGEEVTDEVNFISFGRRAILNLRQTLASKILELEKDSIYAKYIDMVGTIINAEVYQIWKKEILLLDDEGNELLLPKTEQIPSDFYRKGETARAVVARVDNKNNNPKIILSRTSPVFLQRLFEMEVPEINDGLITIKKIARIPGERAKIAVESYDERIDPVGACVGVKGSRIHGIVRELRNENIDVINYTSNISLFIQRALSPAKVSSIRLNEEEKKAEVFLKPEEVSLAIGKGGMNIKLASMLTEYTIDVFRELDAATEDEDIYLDEFKDEIDEWVINAIKAIGIDTAKAVLSAPREMLIEKTDLEEETVDEVLRILKAEFED; encoded by the coding sequence ATGGCCAAGAAAGAGGAAACAATCAGCTTGATTGATACATTTTCGGAATTTAAAGAACTGAAGAATATTGATAGAACCACTATGGTGAGTGTACTCGAAGAGTCTTTCCGTAGTGTTATCGCGAAAATGTTTGGCACGGATGAAAATTACGATGTTATCGTGAATCCGGATAAAGGAGATTTTGAAATATGGCGTAACCGTGAGGTAGTTGAAGATGAAAAACTTACTAATCCGAATATGCAGATATCACTTACAGAAGCTCAGAAGATAGATTCTTCTTATGAAGTTGGTGAAGAAGTAACAGACGAGGTTAATTTTATAAGTTTTGGTCGTCGCGCTATTCTGAATCTTCGTCAAACACTTGCCTCAAAAATTCTTGAGCTTGAAAAAGATAGTATTTACGCTAAGTATATTGATATGGTAGGAACTATCATCAATGCAGAAGTCTACCAGATTTGGAAGAAAGAAATTCTGTTGCTTGATGATGAAGGTAATGAGTTATTGTTGCCTAAAACAGAACAGATACCAAGTGATTTCTATCGGAAAGGCGAAACTGCACGTGCCGTAGTTGCTCGTGTAGATAATAAAAACAACAATCCGAAGATTATCCTTTCACGTACCTCTCCTGTATTCCTGCAAAGATTATTTGAGATGGAAGTTCCTGAAATAAATGACGGACTGATTACAATTAAAAAAATTGCCCGTATTCCTGGCGAACGCGCAAAAATCGCAGTAGAATCCTATGATGAAAGAATTGATCCGGTAGGAGCTTGTGTGGGTGTTAAAGGTAGTCGTATTCATGGTATTGTTCGTGAACTTCGTAATGAAAATATTGATGTAATTAATTACACTTCTAATATTTCATTATTTATTCAGCGTGCTTTAAGTCCGGCAAAAGTCTCTTCTATTCGTTTGAATGAAGAAGAAAAGAAGGCTGAAGTCTTTTTGAAACCGGAAGAAGTTTCGCTTGCTATCGGTAAAGGCGGTATGAATATCAAACTTGCCAGTATGTTAACTGAGTACACCATTGATGTGTTCCGCGAACTGGACGCAGCTACTGAGGATGAAGATATCTATCTTGATGAATTCAAAGATGAGATAGATGAGTGGGTGATTAATGCAATTAAAGCTATTGGCATTGATACAGCAAAAGCTGTACTTAGTGCTCCACGCGAGATGCTGATCGAAAAAACCGACTTGGAAGAAGAAACGGTGGATGAGGTATTACGCATTTTGAAAGCGGAATTTGAAGACTAA